In Aliarcobacter faecis, a genomic segment contains:
- a CDS encoding cytochrome b, translating into MAKFKKANSVGEWLDQRLNLTTFNKVMMTEYWIPKDINFLWAMGVLLATTFGILIISGLFLMMYYKPDVALAFDSVNYTIMQEVAFGWLFRHIHGVAASVVFLIIYIHMLTGIYYGSYKQGREMIWISGMLLFVTFSAAGFSGYMLPWGQMSYWAAMVITNLFGGVPVIGDALVVWIRGDFNVADATLTRFFMLHVFLLPIAIMGLIGLHFYTLRIPHVNNQSSEELDFDAEAEKYLSGKKKESKVIPFWPVFISKDLAVLGVFLIFYFYLVFFHYNFAMDPVNFDPADSMVTPAHIYPEWYFLWSYEVLRGFFFDIAGIKAFDIGLIAFAFANGIFFILPWLDRDTKILPAHKRPLFFIWFWILMADLIVLTVYGKLPPTGTNAWVGFYAAVIFILLFILLPVISKLDQKRRG; encoded by the coding sequence ATGGCAAAATTTAAAAAAGCTAACTCTGTTGGTGAGTGGTTAGACCAAAGATTAAATCTAACAACTTTCAATAAAGTTATGATGACTGAGTATTGGATTCCAAAAGATATTAACTTCTTATGGGCTATGGGTGTTTTATTAGCTACAACATTTGGTATTTTAATAATTTCTGGATTATTTTTAATGATGTACTATAAACCAGATGTTGCACTAGCATTTGATTCTGTAAACTATACAATTATGCAAGAAGTTGCATTTGGTTGGTTATTTAGACATATACATGGTGTTGCAGCTTCTGTTGTTTTCTTAATTATCTATATTCATATGCTAACAGGAATTTATTATGGTTCTTATAAGCAAGGTAGAGAGATGATTTGGATCTCTGGAATGCTACTATTTGTTACATTTAGTGCTGCTGGATTCTCTGGTTATATGTTACCTTGGGGACAGATGTCTTACTGGGCTGCAATGGTTATTACAAACTTATTTGGTGGAGTTCCTGTTATTGGAGATGCTCTAGTTGTTTGGATTAGAGGAGATTTCAATGTTGCTGATGCAACATTAACAAGATTCTTTATGCTACATGTATTCTTATTACCTATTGCTATTATGGGTCTAATTGGTTTACACTTCTACACATTAAGAATCCCTCACGTAAACAATCAAAGTTCTGAAGAGCTTGATTTTGATGCTGAAGCTGAAAAATATTTAAGTGGTAAGAAAAAAGAGTCAAAAGTTATTCCTTTCTGGCCTGTATTTATCTCAAAAGATTTAGCAGTTCTTGGAGTATTCCTAATATTCTACTTCTATTTAGTATTCTTCCATTATAACTTTGCAATGGACCCAGTAAATTTTGATCCAGCAGATTCAATGGTAACACCAGCTCATATTTATCCTGAGTGGTATTTCTTATGGTCATACGAAGTATTAAGAGGTTTCTTCTTTGATATCGCAGGTATTAAAGCATTTGATATTGGTCTAATTGCATTTGCATTTGCAAATGGTATTTTCTTTATTTTACCTTGGTTAGATAGAGATACAAAAATTTTACCAGCACATAAAAGACCTCTATTCTTTATTTGGTTCTGGATTTTAATGGCAGATTTAATTGTATTAACTGTATATGGAAAACTTCCTCCAACAGGTACAAATGCATGGGTAGGATTCTATGCAGCAGTTATATTTATTTTACTGTTTATTCTACTTCCAGTTATTTCAAAACTTGATCAAAAAAGAAGGGGTTAA
- a CDS encoding 6-carboxytetrahydropterin synthase, whose product MWEISKEFDFCYGHRVWSQSLDVEFSLDSCLMCRHLHGHQGKIIIYLKSDSLKSGMVTDFKHLNWFKKFLDDILDHKFIIDINDPLFETLIPNIDKKDLIAFKEGYKIVDTKPFKAELLELYESYIVVNFVPTSENLSAWFLKIAQEKMKKIDIKVSKIEFLETPKSKSTFYA is encoded by the coding sequence ATGTGGGAAATATCAAAAGAGTTTGATTTTTGTTATGGACATAGAGTTTGGTCGCAATCATTAGATGTTGAATTCTCTTTAGATAGCTGTCTAATGTGTAGACATCTTCATGGACATCAAGGAAAAATAATTATATATTTAAAATCAGATAGTTTAAAAAGTGGAATGGTTACAGATTTTAAACATCTTAATTGGTTTAAAAAATTTTTAGATGATATTTTAGATCACAAATTTATAATAGATATAAATGATCCACTTTTTGAAACTTTAATTCCAAATATAGATAAAAAGGATTTAATAGCATTTAAAGAAGGGTATAAAATTGTAGATACAAAACCTTTTAAAGCTGAACTTTTAGAACTTTATGAAAGTTATATAGTTGTAAATTTTGTACCAACAAGTGAAAATCTATCTGCTTGGTTCTTGAAAATAGCACAAGAAAAAATGAAAAAGATAGATATAAAAGTATCAAAAATAGAGTTCTTAGAGACACCAAAAAGTAAAAGCACTTTTTATGCTTGA
- a CDS encoding 16S rRNA (uracil(1498)-N(3))-methyltransferase, protein MQFVYEALSGNDILEIKDEVYNYIIKARRHKIDDEIYFRNLEDKNLYLYKLNFIDKKKAILNLILSEEKEIENSKKLHLAWCVVDPKTIYENISSLNELGVDKISFVYADFSQKNFKINFEKLKKILINSSAQCGRSSIIKLDIYKNLDGFLQKFPNSYLLDFSDNLIDEKKDEIERLIIGTEGGFSKRERELFNKDFIVGFNSNLILRSQTAIVSASSKVII, encoded by the coding sequence ATGCAATTTGTTTATGAAGCTTTAAGTGGTAATGATATTTTAGAGATAAAAGATGAAGTTTATAATTATATAATTAAAGCAAGACGACATAAAATTGATGATGAGATTTATTTTAGAAATTTAGAAGATAAAAATTTATATTTATATAAATTAAATTTTATTGACAAAAAAAAAGCTATTTTAAATTTAATTTTAAGTGAAGAAAAAGAGATAGAAAATTCAAAAAAACTTCACTTGGCTTGGTGTGTAGTTGATCCAAAAACTATATATGAGAATATAAGCTCTTTAAATGAGTTGGGAGTAGATAAGATAAGTTTTGTATATGCTGATTTTTCACAGAAGAATTTTAAAATTAATTTTGAGAAATTAAAGAAGATTTTAATAAACTCTTCAGCTCAATGTGGAAGAAGTAGTATTATAAAATTAGATATTTATAAAAATTTAGATGGATTCTTACAAAAATTTCCAAACTCATACTTACTCGATTTTTCAGATAATTTAATAGATGAAAAAAAAGATGAAATTGAAAGGTTAATAATTGGAACTGAAGGTGGTTTTTCAAAAAGAGAAAGAGAGCTTTTTAATAAAGATTTTATAGTTGGATTTAATTCAAATTTGATTTTAAGATCCCAAACGGCAATTGTATCTGCTAGTTCAAAAGTTATTATATAA
- a CDS encoding Rieske 2Fe-2S domain-containing protein yields the protein MSKNTNRRDFIGYSFAAVAAVGGAASLYGMKQVWDPLPSVLAGGFTEIDLSGLKAGEPSTFTWRGKPIFVLKKTADMESSKRDLVIGDDRYTVAIGLCTHLGCIPAWKKDQWKCACHGGEFNASGQQIFGPPPRPLDLPPFEVKGNSIVLGNEGPEYKKIAQAMMA from the coding sequence ATGTCTAAAAATACAAATAGACGAGATTTTATTGGCTACTCATTTGCAGCTGTTGCTGCAGTTGGAGGAGCCGCATCTTTGTATGGTATGAAACAGGTATGGGATCCACTTCCTAGCGTTTTAGCTGGTGGGTTTACTGAGATTGATTTAAGTGGTTTAAAAGCTGGTGAACCATCTACATTTACTTGGAGAGGGAAACCAATATTTGTTTTAAAGAAAACAGCTGATATGGAGAGTTCAAAAAGAGATTTAGTAATAGGCGATGATAGATATACTGTTGCTATTGGTCTTTGTACACACCTAGGTTGTATTCCTGCATGGAAAAAAGATCAATGGAAATGTGCATGTCACGGTGGAGAGTTTAATGCAAGTGGTCAACAAATTTTTGGTCCACCACCAAGACCATTAGATTTACCTCCATTTGAAGTAAAAGGAAACTCTATTGTTCTTGGAAATGAAGGACCAGAGTATAAAAAAATCGCTCAAGCGATGATGGCATAA
- the thrC gene encoding threonine synthase yields the protein MGFIETRGNDGIKAKEVSFSEAILNPSSSFGGLYVPKELPNLGQSFIENHINKSYKELAFNILKAFEIDIEDNEIQKALDLYDNFDNPKNPSPVIKVKDDLYVNEQYHGPTRAFKDMALQPFGSIFSSIAQKKDENYLILAATSGDTGPAALNTFRNKKNIQVVCLYPDGGTSDVQRLQMVCEEADNLKVLGIKGNFDDAQNALKTLLASNSFKSELEKYNINLSAANSVNFGRIIFQIIYHFWSYLELIRQNGIKNGEKIYLVVPSGNFGNVLGAYYAQKMGLAIEKLLVASNENNILTEWINTGVYDIREKTLKLTKSPAMDILKSSNIERVIYDLFGSSRTKELMEDLNSKNIFKLTKDETKELQKYFSATFSNDTFGNKTIKEFLDIGYLMDPHTATCIKAYNELKDKALKTVIYSTAEWTKFSPTVLNALKQDSEKYSDKEALEEISSKFKANLPQSIKDLFSAKTIHNSIIEKENIESEIIKFIRKS from the coding sequence ATGGGATTTATTGAAACAAGAGGAAATGATGGGATTAAAGCAAAAGAGGTTAGTTTTAGTGAAGCTATTTTAAACCCTAGTAGCTCTTTTGGTGGATTATATGTACCAAAAGAATTACCAAATCTAGGTCAAAGTTTTATAGAAAATCATATAAATAAAAGTTATAAAGAGTTAGCTTTTAATATTTTAAAAGCTTTTGAAATTGATATAGAAGATAATGAAATACAAAAAGCTTTAGATTTATATGATAATTTTGATAATCCAAAAAATCCAAGTCCTGTTATAAAAGTAAAAGATGATTTATATGTAAATGAACAATATCATGGTCCTACACGAGCATTTAAAGATATGGCCCTTCAACCTTTTGGATCAATTTTTAGCTCAATTGCACAAAAAAAAGATGAAAATTATCTAATACTTGCAGCTACAAGTGGAGATACAGGACCTGCTGCTTTAAATACTTTTAGAAATAAAAAAAACATTCAAGTAGTTTGCCTATATCCAGACGGAGGAACAAGTGATGTTCAAAGACTCCAAATGGTTTGTGAAGAAGCAGATAATTTAAAAGTTTTAGGAATTAAAGGGAACTTTGATGATGCACAAAATGCACTAAAAACTCTTTTAGCTTCAAATAGCTTTAAAAGTGAATTAGAAAAATACAATATAAATTTAAGTGCTGCAAACTCTGTAAACTTTGGAAGAATTATTTTCCAAATTATCTATCACTTTTGGTCATATTTAGAACTAATTAGACAAAATGGTATTAAAAATGGTGAGAAAATATATTTAGTAGTTCCAAGTGGAAATTTTGGAAATGTTTTAGGGGCATATTATGCACAAAAAATGGGTTTAGCAATTGAAAAACTTTTAGTTGCTTCAAATGAGAATAATATTCTTACAGAATGGATAAATACAGGAGTTTACGATATTAGAGAAAAAACTCTAAAATTAACAAAATCTCCAGCTATGGATATATTAAAATCTTCAAATATTGAAAGAGTTATCTACGACTTATTTGGAAGTTCAAGAACAAAAGAACTAATGGAAGATTTAAACTCAAAAAATATTTTTAAACTGACAAAAGATGAGACAAAAGAGTTACAAAAATATTTTAGTGCTACTTTTAGTAATGATACTTTTGGAAATAAAACAATAAAAGAGTTCTTAGATATTGGCTACTTAATGGATCCACACACTGCAACTTGTATAAAAGCCTATAATGAATTAAAAGACAAAGCTCTAAAAACAGTGATATATTCAACAGCTGAGTGGACAAAATTCTCTCCAACAGTTTTAAATGCTCTAAAACAAGATTCTGAAAAATATAGTGATAAAGAAGCTTTAGAAGAGATTAGTTCAAAATTTAAAGCAAATTTACCACAATCAATCAAAGATTTATTTAGTGCAAAAACAATCCATAATTCAATAATCGAAAAAGAAAATATTGAATCTGAAATCATCAAATTTATTAGAAAATCATAA
- a CDS encoding c-type cytochrome: MRELKILAVVIVLTLITYWGVEPFAHSQMHPHVSPANFKFEEADKISAKENIEKATKALEEAKKANNEKAIKGATATLEEVTTFDKTINEFWASNEEAIKATGNVANGEVLVTSNCTACHSIESKGFPKLMDNASAGAAYGVTPPDLGSAGKLYSKEYLVAFIKNPALASKVSHKFVDGKAHPMPGYDWMQAQEIADMVAYLESIAPKEMTNKEVFSDACQRCHDIKYADMKGGSMSSFTAHNDIKTYMGKLPPDLSQYIRSRGAEYLQTFINDPQKQLEGTAMPRVGLTQESQAQVIKYLEEIGDSKKAQREELGPKFLIYLVIFAIFAFLWKASRWRDVH, translated from the coding sequence ATGAGAGAATTAAAAATATTAGCAGTAGTAATAGTTCTTACACTTATTACTTACTGGGGAGTTGAGCCTTTTGCTCACTCACAAATGCACCCACATGTTTCTCCTGCAAACTTCAAATTTGAAGAAGCAGATAAAATTAGTGCAAAAGAGAATATAGAAAAAGCTACTAAAGCTTTAGAAGAAGCAAAAAAAGCTAATAACGAAAAAGCTATTAAAGGTGCAACAGCAACTTTAGAAGAAGTTACAACTTTTGATAAAACAATTAATGAGTTTTGGGCTTCAAATGAAGAGGCTATTAAAGCAACTGGTAATGTAGCAAATGGTGAGGTTTTAGTAACATCAAACTGTACAGCTTGTCATAGTATTGAGTCAAAAGGATTCCCAAAATTAATGGATAATGCAAGTGCAGGAGCTGCTTATGGAGTTACTCCTCCTGATTTAGGAAGTGCTGGAAAACTTTACTCAAAAGAGTATTTAGTTGCATTTATTAAAAATCCAGCATTAGCATCTAAAGTTTCACATAAATTTGTAGATGGAAAAGCTCATCCAATGCCAGGTTATGACTGGATGCAAGCACAAGAAATTGCTGATATGGTTGCTTATTTAGAATCAATTGCTCCAAAAGAGATGACAAATAAAGAAGTATTTTCTGATGCTTGTCAAAGATGTCACGATATTAAATATGCTGATATGAAAGGTGGTTCTATGTCATCATTTACAGCACATAATGACATAAAAACTTATATGGGTAAATTACCACCAGATTTATCTCAATATATTAGAAGTAGAGGAGCTGAGTATTTACAAACATTTATAAATGATCCTCAAAAACAACTTGAAGGAACAGCAATGCCAAGAGTTGGTTTAACACAAGAGTCTCAAGCTCAAGTTATTAAATATCTTGAAGAAATTGGAGATTCTAAAAAAGCACAAAGAGAAGAGTTAGGACCTAAATTCTTAATCTATCTAGTGATTTTTGCAATCTTTGCATTCTTATGGAAAGCAAGCAGATGGAGAGATGTTCACTAA
- the queC gene encoding 7-cyano-7-deazaguanine synthase QueC: protein MANNFNKKAVVILSGGMDSTLSSYIAKNSGYELIAVHFNYGQRTQTKELKAFRDICEKLNVLNKYEIDIPFFTQIGASALTDKSIEVPINGIEKGIIPITYVPFRNGIFLSIASAIAEKESASAMYIGVVQEDSSGYPDCTNSFINSIQKAINEGTKDSTNIEIITPLVNLSKAQIVQEAIKLNVPLELTWSCYKEEDEACGVCDSCRLRLNGFNEVNSKDPIKYKEIF, encoded by the coding sequence ATGGCAAATAATTTTAATAAAAAAGCAGTAGTAATTTTAAGTGGCGGAATGGATTCAACTCTTAGTTCATACATAGCAAAAAACAGTGGTTATGAACTAATTGCAGTTCATTTTAACTATGGACAAAGAACACAAACTAAAGAGCTAAAAGCATTTAGAGATATTTGTGAAAAACTAAATGTTTTAAATAAATATGAAATTGATATTCCATTTTTTACTCAAATTGGAGCTAGCGCTTTAACAGACAAATCAATAGAAGTACCAATAAATGGTATTGAAAAAGGTATTATTCCAATTACTTATGTTCCTTTTAGAAATGGGATATTTTTAAGTATAGCTAGTGCAATTGCTGAAAAAGAGAGTGCAAGTGCTATGTACATTGGAGTAGTTCAAGAAGATAGTTCAGGATACCCTGATTGTACAAACAGTTTCATTAACTCCATTCAAAAAGCTATAAATGAGGGTACAAAAGATAGTACAAATATAGAGATTATCACTCCTTTAGTAAATTTAAGTAAAGCACAAATTGTACAAGAGGCTATAAAATTAAATGTTCCTCTTGAACTAACTTGGTCTTGCTATAAAGAAGAGGATGAAGCTTGTGGAGTTTGTGACTCTTGTAGATTAAGATTAAATGGATTTAACGAAGTAAATTCAAAAGATCCTATAAAATATAAGGAGATTTTCTAA
- the argB gene encoding acetylglutamate kinase: MAQTNPKVQTLIDAIPYFKKFYGKTIVIKYGGSAQTSDDLKEKFAQDIVLLTLLGIKPVVVHGGGARITELLNKLEIPSSFIDGYRVTCKESMRVVEMVLSGEINKNIASLLNFHGAKAIGISGKDSSIIKAIPKDGGKFGYTGDITEVNGELINNLIKEGFIPVIAPIANGDEPNHPGYNINADVAACEIAMALKAQKVIFLTDTIGVLNKNGELIQTLDKANVEMFKKDGTIAGGMIPKVDSCIEAIHNGVNKAHIIDGRVEHSILLELFTSDGVGTQFIRVDNPNNGIDIEKLLNS; this comes from the coding sequence ATGGCACAAACAAACCCAAAAGTTCAAACTCTAATTGATGCTATTCCATATTTTAAAAAATTTTATGGAAAAACTATTGTTATAAAATATGGTGGGAGCGCACAAACAAGTGATGATTTAAAAGAAAAATTTGCTCAAGATATTGTTCTACTAACACTTTTAGGTATAAAACCTGTTGTTGTTCATGGTGGAGGAGCAAGAATTACAGAACTTTTAAATAAGCTTGAAATTCCATCATCTTTTATTGATGGATATAGAGTTACTTGTAAAGAGAGTATGAGAGTTGTTGAGATGGTTTTAAGTGGAGAGATAAATAAAAATATAGCTTCTTTACTTAACTTTCACGGTGCAAAAGCTATTGGAATATCTGGGAAAGATAGTAGTATTATAAAAGCTATTCCAAAAGATGGAGGAAAGTTTGGATACACTGGAGATATCACAGAAGTTAATGGTGAACTAATTAATAACTTAATAAAAGAGGGATTTATCCCTGTTATTGCACCTATTGCAAATGGAGATGAACCAAATCATCCAGGGTATAATATAAATGCAGATGTTGCAGCTTGCGAAATTGCGATGGCTTTAAAAGCTCAAAAAGTTATATTTTTAACAGATACAATTGGTGTATTAAATAAAAATGGAGAGTTAATCCAAACTTTAGACAAAGCAAATGTTGAGATGTTTAAAAAAGATGGAACAATTGCTGGTGGAATGATACCAAAAGTTGATTCTTGTATAGAAGCTATTCACAATGGTGTAAATAAAGCACATATTATTGATGGAAGAGTTGAACACTCTATTTTGTTAGAGCTATTTACAAGTGATGGAGTTGGAACGCAATTTATAAGAGTAGATAATCCAAATAATGGTATTGATATAGAAAAATTATTAAATAGTTAA
- a CDS encoding thiamine phosphate synthase: protein MKELKTYLITDPQFFTNNPQTFKEKLKKVLSNHKIDIACFRDKSSKNIEELAKSFLQVCKEFKIKKILINSNIDLAKSLGFDGVHLNSTQFDKIDFAKSLNLFTIISCHNFDELEMSLKFGSEFVTYSPIFDSPNKGEAKGIENLKNTIDKFPKLNIIALGGIITKEQIKQIQSTKAYGFASIRYFI, encoded by the coding sequence ATGAAAGAATTAAAAACTTATTTAATCACAGACCCACAATTTTTTACAAATAATCCTCAAACTTTTAAAGAAAAACTAAAAAAAGTTTTAAGTAATCATAAAATAGATATTGCTTGTTTTAGAGATAAAAGTTCTAAGAATATTGAAGAGTTAGCCAAGAGTTTTTTACAAGTTTGTAAAGAGTTTAAAATAAAAAAAATTTTAATCAACTCAAATATCGATTTAGCAAAAAGTCTAGGCTTTGATGGAGTCCATCTAAACTCCACACAATTTGATAAAATAGATTTTGCAAAGAGTTTAAATCTTTTTACAATTATCTCTTGCCATAATTTTGATGAACTAGAAATGTCTCTAAAGTTTGGTTCAGAATTTGTTACATACTCCCCTATTTTTGATAGCCCAAATAAAGGAGAAGCAAAAGGTATAGAAAACTTAAAAAATACTATAGATAAATTCCCTAAGCTAAATATAATAGCACTTGGAGGAATAATCACAAAGGAACAAATAAAGCAGATACAAAGCACAAAAGCCTATGGTTTTGCATCTATTAGATATTTTATTTAA
- a CDS encoding RecB-like helicase encodes MEKYLALKASAGSGKTFALTVRYISLLLLGAKPSEILTLTFTNKAAFEMSQRVFNTLQTLGDDEAYLSEIIKVSGLEKEQILGKKQLLIKLFTNDSLSIFTIDKFVNKILREFCGYIGISDDFKILNDDIEVLSFKFLQSLDENSFKELVEFSLYEKKKFNSIFELFKSLIEKNESINPIEIDAQFLDILKDDILQKAFKIKEHFLNCSMASASAIKAVDFNSFEELFSKTWIEKESLYDYSYFKKCTNEEINSIFLELKEGFLNYYKLRASYSLNKIFKLYINFKEFKKSFNIEKNYFEFNDISNLVYELLNDKINKDFLYFRLDSNYNHILIDEFQDTSILQYKILKPLIDEVIAGDSEKFKTFFYVGDPKQSIYRFRGGKRELFDYVLKENPTIKLANLNTNYRSSRNIIDFVNNTFINLSNYDYLVQESVRKDGFAEVILDENLQNEEKFLGILNKIKELISSGINENDIAILCYTNSDVLELFYYLKENLPEIKIRTDMSSKLINQQNVKALINAVKYIYFQENIYKENFNALVGKNLNSEFLFNIDLNEISVEKVLYLVANYFNIIDENIVKLIEQSTKYINIVDFVYEIDKLDISIENSENSGLQILTIFKSKGLEFHTTILLDRIKKKNIDRSSLLFDYENINLQNIYYKISGYENFDENYKRALDKEKSLSLDDEKNVLYVALTRARNNLIIFKKEKNSVFEILNLSALKIGNLILSEVINRKNSVDKIVYEPLNLGKQEIKIAKESSYNSEILKSRYFGLATHYTLEMMNKFDLQALKHGINLSKAKYFNYLQESDFVKIEGIVKNLIENLKFQNLVQNAQIVHEQALIYNEEVKILDLLLYKENRFIIVDYKTTSEILSSHKTQVEYYKKAICDIFKTQNVSGYLVYLKENSIDFLEV; translated from the coding sequence ATGGAAAAATATTTAGCATTAAAAGCAAGTGCAGGAAGTGGAAAGACTTTTGCTCTAACAGTTCGATATATTAGTTTACTTCTTCTTGGTGCAAAGCCTAGTGAGATTTTAACTCTTACTTTTACAAATAAAGCAGCTTTTGAAATGAGTCAAAGGGTGTTTAATACTTTACAAACTTTAGGTGATGATGAAGCCTATTTAAGTGAAATTATAAAAGTTTCAGGTTTAGAAAAAGAGCAGATTTTAGGTAAAAAGCAATTATTAATAAAACTTTTTACAAATGATAGTTTAAGCATTTTTACTATTGATAAATTTGTAAATAAGATTTTACGAGAGTTTTGTGGGTATATTGGAATAAGTGATGATTTTAAAATTTTAAATGATGATATAGAAGTTTTAAGTTTTAAGTTTTTACAAAGTTTAGATGAAAATAGTTTTAAAGAGCTTGTTGAGTTCTCTTTGTATGAGAAGAAAAAATTTAACTCTATTTTTGAGCTATTTAAAAGTTTAATTGAGAAAAATGAGAGTATAAATCCTATTGAAATTGATGCACAATTTTTAGATATTTTAAAAGATGATATTTTACAAAAAGCTTTTAAAATTAAAGAACACTTTTTAAACTGTAGTATGGCAAGTGCAAGTGCTATAAAAGCTGTAGATTTTAACTCTTTTGAGGAGTTGTTTTCAAAAACTTGGATAGAAAAAGAGAGTTTATATGATTACTCCTATTTTAAAAAATGTACAAATGAAGAGATAAATTCTATTTTTTTAGAGTTAAAAGAGGGGTTCTTAAACTACTATAAATTAAGAGCTTCATATAGTTTGAATAAAATTTTTAAGCTTTATATAAATTTTAAAGAGTTTAAAAAAAGTTTTAATATTGAGAAAAACTACTTTGAGTTTAATGATATCTCTAATTTAGTTTATGAACTTTTAAACGATAAAATTAATAAAGATTTTTTATATTTTAGACTTGATAGTAACTATAATCATATCTTGATTGATGAGTTTCAAGATACTTCTATTTTGCAATATAAGATTTTAAAACCTTTAATTGATGAAGTAATTGCAGGAGATAGTGAAAAGTTTAAAACATTTTTTTATGTTGGAGATCCAAAGCAGAGTATTTATAGGTTTCGTGGTGGGAAAAGAGAACTTTTTGATTATGTTTTAAAAGAAAATCCTACTATTAAACTTGCAAATCTAAATACAAATTATAGATCTAGTAGAAATATTATTGATTTTGTAAATAACACTTTTATAAATCTTTCAAATTATGATTATTTGGTTCAAGAGAGTGTTAGAAAAGATGGTTTTGCTGAAGTTATTTTAGATGAAAACTTACAAAATGAAGAGAAGTTTTTGGGTATTCTAAACAAGATAAAAGAGTTGATTTCTAGTGGTATAAATGAGAATGATATTGCAATATTATGTTATACAAATAGTGATGTTTTAGAGCTTTTTTATTATCTAAAAGAGAATTTACCAGAGATAAAAATAAGAACTGATATGAGTTCAAAACTAATAAATCAGCAAAATGTAAAAGCCTTAATAAATGCAGTAAAATATATCTATTTTCAAGAAAATATTTATAAAGAAAATTTTAATGCTTTAGTTGGAAAAAATCTAAATAGTGAATTTTTATTTAATATAGATTTAAATGAAATAAGTGTTGAAAAGGTGTTGTATTTAGTAGCAAATTATTTTAATATTATTGATGAAAATATAGTTAAGTTAATAGAACAATCAACTAAATATATAAATATTGTAGATTTTGTTTATGAGATAGATAAACTTGATATTAGTATTGAGAATAGTGAAAATTCAGGTTTACAGATACTTACAATTTTTAAATCAAAAGGTTTAGAGTTTCATACAACAATTTTGCTTGATAGAATTAAGAAGAAAAATATAGATAGAAGTTCTTTATTATTTGATTATGAAAATATAAATTTACAAAACATCTATTATAAAATTTCAGGTTATGAAAATTTTGATGAAAACTATAAAAGAGCTTTAGACAAAGAGAAGAGTTTAAGTTTAGATGATGAAAAAAATGTGTTATATGTAGCACTTACAAGAGCAAGAAATAATTTGATAATTTTCAAAAAAGAGAAAAATAGTGTTTTTGAAATTCTAAATTTATCTGCTTTAAAAATTGGGAATCTTATTTTAAGTGAAGTTATAAATAGAAAAAATAGTGTTGATAAAATAGTTTATGAGCCTTTAAATTTAGGAAAACAAGAGATAAAAATAGCTAAGGAGAGTAGTTATAATAGTGAAATTTTAAAATCAAGATATTTTGGATTGGCAACTCACTATACTTTAGAAATGATGAATAAGTTTGATTTACAAGCTCTTAAACATGGTATAAATTTATCTAAAGCAAAATATTTTAACTATTTACAAGAGAGTGATTTTGTAAAAATTGAAGGAATAGTTAAAAATCTAATAGAAAATTTAAAGTTTCAAAATTTGGTACAAAATGCTCAAATTGTTCATGAACAAGCTTTAATATATAATGAAGAGGTGAAAATCCTAGATTTACTTTTATATAAAGAGAATAGATTTATTATTGTTGATTATAAAACTACATCTGAAATTTTATCTTCTCATAAAACACAAGTTGAGTATTATAAAAAAGCAATTTGCGATATTTTTAAGACACAAAATGTATCTGGATATTTAGTTTATTTAAAAGAGAATAGTATAGATTTCTTGGAAGTTTAA